The window ggaagtttgaagaaaaaaagtttgaatctaaacatggcctaagatAATAAGCTAACCTAGATTCTTTCCGAGTTGTACGAAAGCACAGGTATTTTAgctaatctctactattataaaaattaaaaatgtttttgtcggtattttggtacgtcatccgtgtatgagtcggtttttaagttcatttgcttttggaaatacatatccatatttgagttggtttttaagatcgttcacttttggtaaatacataaggaatcatataagaaatctgtttaagaaaactcacatgctaacttgagacgatcgggctccagcgaactcccacagtgaatttcattttaactaaaccatataacaataataagtgTCGACAAGTGATACTCGTAGACCGGATGATTAGGGTATTGGGTATGTTggaacgaggatctacgtaatacgacatcaagcaaacaaaagacaaggattatactggttcaggccctttatcaggtaatagccctagtctagtttatatgagattgatgatgGAAAACCACAGGTTACAGTGTAAGTAGTTTCGTAAACTActcggcgacttggctccgtgTACTCCGGCTACGtaaactatggtgggtgtgCTGGCGATCAGATTCGATGCCTTGTACCCCTCGctggggtcccttttataccgtggattatcttaaccctcAAGTAAGACTTGAGACATTGGATCTTGTACATTATAATAGAAACTATATCCCTTCCAAGTAGAATTTTAGAAATCGGTTGACTCGAggagatattttccataatttgtAATAGATTCCAACAATGTCCACGGGAACAATCCGTATACGTGAAAGTATGCCATATTCatatattccataagtcgtaggatatGAGGTATGCCTTATCTGTAACCTtgataataagattaaaatagacttcatccgttgcaacgcacagatattttttctagttatatAAAGAAATAAAATCCCAAGCTAATTAAGCATGCAgatctatatatattgttattAATTTGTCATGTACGGTTAACTTGACTGTGCACAAACACATGCATCAGCCCAATAATCTATATATGGAGTAGAAAACTAACATATCCTATAATATTATACAAGTGGTCTTGCTTAGTGTAGTTATTACTTATTAGGATTTTTCTGAGCCGTGGTTAGCCACGTCACCCTTTTTTTCCGGTCGTTCAATCAAATGCTCACCAACCGTTCGATTGCAATCCATCACACAGCGCACATACTTTTGCCTCCCTTCGCTCGCTTCTCTCCTTCCCCCGTCCCTGGCGCACTCTGCtagccgcgccacgccgcttctcctccacacccccacccccgccgccccAGGTCGTACAGACGCTGCCgctccgcctccctctccccggCGATTCTTTCTCCACGCCCACCAACGAGCTCCTATCAGAGTATCAATCATTAACCTCAAGTTAAAAGGGCATCCAtcattgttttcttcctcaTATCACAGTTCCTCAAAGACGATTCATCGTCTTCTGACCTCTTCGCTGGAAGCTCCAGATTTTGCAAACCTCAAATCCTTCCTTGAAGTTGATACATCCTCATCTGAGGAGTCTGGTCTCCATTTCCTGTCAAATCATCCTGCTGCAACTGATTAGAACCTCTCTTAATTAAACAGGGAGGGTGAAATCCGACCACTGGCAACAACTCTAGCAATCAGTGGCATCACCAATGCATCGCTAGACTCCTGATGTCAGAAAGATGCCTCCTTTGTTCGCAAAGGACTACCAGAAGCCCAGCTCCATTGCCGCCACCATGGCATGGATTAGACTCCAAACTTCTCTGATCTATCTTGAATCTAGTGCCACTTGATGACACTTGAAGTTGCCTCAGCTCTGATCTGGATGGCAAGCTCTCTTGTAGTAGGGCAAAGGATAAGGGAAAAAatttcattgcaacaaaaaacaaaGGAAGCCAGAATATTCAGAACATTCAAACATATTACTATTGTATAGCATGCTTACATATGGCCTGAAACCAAGTTGCAGGAAACAAGAGAAAATTAATGCATGCCTTGAAACGTTTGAAACTAGAGTATttcattgcaaaaaaaaaaaaacgaagtcAGCATATATTATTGCTACTAAGCAAATCACATTTTTGTGCCAAGGATTTAAGACCGGAAGTGAATTATATGAGGTGACGCCATCACCGATCCCTCTGTAATTTGCTTCTTCAGCAACTCCTGCTCCTGGATGGCCTCCGGATACCCTGTCGAAGCAACCTTGATCTTGGGATCCAAGTCTTCGCAGCACTCGAGCACCTTCCTGTCGTACAGGGATACATCCTCTAGGTTAACAGCAGCTTCCATGATGTGCCTGATGTATCCAAGGAAGTTGTCATTTGGTTGGAAACCATAGATTGTGAGCTTCGTCAGGTTGTAATGCCTAAAACCATCAGGCGCAGATGACTCCCACTCCACGTCTGTTTTGTCACAGAAGCCTTGTGCTTCCCGTTCCACACTGTCTGTCTCCATCTCACACCAATGGTCCCAAACTGTTATGCATAGCTCCTTCAGGACAGGTGCAGCTTCAATAAAGAAGCGTGTCCAAGCGATATCACATCCTTCAGGGAGTTCATCCAGATTCAGAACTTGCAGATTCCGAAGAACATGTGCAAGCAGTTTCGGGCACTCTGGCTGAACCCAAATCTGCAATAAAAGTAATAATGGAAGAATGCAGATTAAGTTGAGAATGATGAACAAATAACCTGCTGAGGACTTGCTTAAAGTAATTACCTTTTCGCTCAAGAAATTGAGGTGCAGGTCTCTTATGGAAAGGACATTAGGAAGGAATTGACTTAACCTGATAACCTTCTGCCATCTCATGCTTTCATCAGTGAGGCTTAGGCTCGAAAGCAACGGGACGTTGCCAAAAGACAAGGGTTCTTGGGGACAGTTCCACAGACTAAAAACAAGGCGTTTGAGGTTTGGTAGGGAGCTGAGCTCAACTAGTTCTAAGCCCGCACTAGAGATATTAAGCTCAACAAGCCGCGGGTGTTCAAACTTCATCTGCAACACGCTATCCTCTGTTTGACACATGGACAAACGCAGATACTCTAGCCGTTTGCATGTGGCGATGATGTTGAGAATGTCAGTTTCAGCAAGCCTTAAGTTGCGTAGGTGGAGACGCGTAAGGCCGGCAAATGCATCAGTACAGGCACCAAAAAATGTCATGAGCTGCTTGCCATTGTGGCGGAGATCGTCGATAGAGCAATGTTGTGCCCGCTTACCAGTCAGAATACTGAATTCAGCGCTGTCGAGGTTGTGGCTGTGGGTGGCCATTGCTCGGGCAACAGTTTTGCCAATGGTGAGACAATCATAGTACTTGAGGTAGAAGCATATGGTGAGTTGGCGAAGGGGAATCTCTTGGTTTCTGAAATTGAGGATGTTGTCTGTTGCATCAGACACAGCAGCGTTCATCTGAATCTGAATTGCGTCCTTGGAGGTGGCATAATAACCATAATAATGGGGCACAAAGGAATCAACCGAAATGTCTAAATTTGAGAGCAAATGGCGGAGGTGGATCGTCCTCTTGGAAAGGAggcaggtcctgacagcatcgGGGGTTGACAATATTACTCCCCTAGCCTCACAAATAAATTCCTAATTCCTTTATGATACTTCAACAAAACAGTTGCCTCAGCTCTTAGCTGCATGTCAAGCTCTCTTCTAGTTGTAGGGCAAAGGATAAGGGAAAATatttcattgcaacaaaaaaacaaaaggaagccAGAACATTCAAACATATTACTATTGTATAGCATGCTTACATATGCCTTGAAACGTTTGAAACTAGAGTATttcattgcaaaaaaaaaaggtcagcatATATTATTGCTACTCAACAAATCACATTTTTGTGCTGAGGATTTAAGACCGGAAGTGAATTATATGAGGTGACGCCATCACCAATCCCTCTGTAATTTGCTTCTTCAACAACTCCTGCTCCTGGATGGTCTCCGGATACCCTGACGGAGCAACCTTGATCTTGGGATCCAAGTCTTCACAGCACTCGAGCACCTTCCTGTCGTATAAAGATATGTCCTCTAGGTTAACTGCAGCTTCCATGACGTGCCTGATGTATCCCATAAAATTCTCATTTGGTTGGAAACCATAGATGGTTAGCTTAGTCAGGTTGTAATGCCTGAAACCATCAGGTGTAGATGACTCCCACTCCACGTTTGTTTTTTCACAGAAGCCCTGTTCTTCCCGTTCCACACTATCTGTCTCCATATCACACCAATGGTCCCAAACTGTGATGCATACCTCCTTCAGAGAGGGTGCAGCTTCGAGGAAGAAGCATGTCCAAGCGATATCGCGTCCTTCCGGGAGTTCATCCAGATTCAGAACTTGCAGATTCTGGAGAACAGGTGACAACAGTTTCGGGCACTCTGGCTGAACCCAGATCTGCAATACAAAGTAATAATGGAAGGATGCAGATTAAGTTGAGAACGAGGAACAAATAAGCTGCTGTGGTTAAAGTAATTACCTTTTCACTTAGGAAGCTGAGGTGCAGGTCTCTAATGGTGGGGGCACTAGAAAGGAACTGGCTTAATCTGATAACCTTCTGCCATCTCATACTTACATTTGTGAGGCTTAGGCTTGAAAGCAATGGGATGTTGCCAAAAGACAAGGGTTCTTGGGGACAGAGCCACAGGCTAAAAACCAACCGTTTGAGGTTCGGTAGGGAGTTGAGCTCAACTAGTTCTAAGCCTGCACTAGAGATATCAAGCTCAGCAAGCCGCGGGTGTTCCACCTGCAGCTGCAACACACTATCCTCTGTTTGACACATGGACAAACGCAGATACTCTAGCCGTTTGCATGTGGCGATGATGTTGGGAATGTCAGTTTCAGCAAGCTTTAAGTTGCGCAGGTGGAGACGTGTGAGGCCAGCAAATGCATCAGTACAGGCATAGAAAAATGTCATCAGCTACTTCCCATTGCGGCGGCGATCATCAACAGTGCAATATTGTAGCTTCTTATCTGGCAAAATAATGAATTCAGCGCTGTCGAGCTTGTGGGTGGCCATGGCTCGGGCAACAGCTTTGCCAATCGTGAGACAATCATAGTAGTTGAGGTAGAAGGTTATGCTGAGTTGGCGAAGGGGAATCTCTTGGTTTCTGAAATTGAGTATGTTGTCTGTCGCATCAGACACAGCAGCGTTCATGTGAATCCGAATTGCATCCATGGAGGTGGTATAATAACCATAATAATGGGGCAAAAAGAAATGAAGCGAAATGTTTAAGTTTGAGAGCAAATGTCGGAGGTGGATCGTCCTCTTAGAGAGGAGGCAGGTCCTGACAGCGTCGGGGGTGTTGAGGCGGTCCAGGATGTTGAGCAAGACATCATCAGGAAGCTTGGTGAACCTATCCACCACTGGTAGGTGGTTATTGTGAGCTGCTGATTTCTGCATCAATATAATTGCGAAACAAAATTAAaccgtgcatgcatgcagacgGCAGGCATACAAATGCAaagaaacaacaacaacaacaacaacaacaacaacaacaacaacaacaacaacaacaacaacaacaacaacaataataataataataataataataatatagaaATATACAAGAAGTAAATagagaaatgaaaaaaagaagaaaaggcaaGCGGCTTACATTGCGGTTGCGGCGACTACCCTTCTTATTCTTCATGGTGGTGGTGTAAGTAGCTTAGGTGATGGATGGATTGGGTAACAGTTTATTGGGCTATTGCGCTTATTGTTTGAGGTGGATAGTATGAACGCGAACGTCAGCTCCTCCATTATATAaggaggaggagccgaggagaAGACCGACGGGCAACTACTCATCATCCGTCTCCGTCTCCAAAACGGAGGACGACTCTGGATTGGAGTCTGGATTGGGATTGGAGGAGGCACAAGGGCACAAGGGCACAGCTCAGGGTGCGCCTGCGCCATGACCATGCACATACTCCTAGCTAGCTTGCCGTCCGTCTGGCTTTAATTTGACACATCCTATACGGAGGGCTTTGCCTCCTTtcagaaattttaaaaatatatattactccATAATTGTTCAGCACAGATACTACTACTCTCTCACTCAATCTATCTGCCATCTTTcagtaaaagaaaaggaaagaaatgcAATTGCTATTTCCTGATTCGAATCCCAGGTACATCCTTAAGGCCCATCTTCAGAGCAGTTTTCCTGTACAGTGCTGGAGGCTTTTCCAAACCGATGGATTTACAGAACCTGTTCGCTAGGTCAACAAGCATGGTCTTGTCTCTTCCAACATCACCTATTGAATTGTAGTAGCCAAGCCATGCGTGATATGCTGCCTCCTTGATGCTCATATCAACTATCTTTATTGAACCATCAACCTGCATTACAAATGGAACATGCATGTTCGTTCAAGCTGGAGATACAATTGACAACGAATGCACACCGCTGTAGGGGGGAAAATGTCCTACTTATATTTACTCAAATCCCCATAGACGGTGTAAAATGGTTATACTAACAGAATGGAATTTAAAATGATAAAATGGTTATTCGTACAAACAATGGTTCAAACAGAAACTAAAATGGTATAGTTCATAGCATATGTCATGGTTAGTGCAAAATCTATGCAACAGCATTTAGCTATAACTTATGAATCTTTAGATTAGACTCCTATCCATAAGCGATATATAAGTCCCAGGCTAATTAGTGCCAGGCTCACATCAACTGTTTTTTGAACACCATAGTACGTCTCTACTCATTCAACCTAAATACAACGAATCGTATCAAAGACAGTAAACAATATGGCATGGAGGCTAATGCAGTCTGCAAAAACGAAACATGACAAAAGCAATAGTGCTAGGAATGCTGGTTATTTTGTGCAAAAGTAAGAAAAATATTCCTCCAAAAGAACGTATCAAAGCAAACAAAGAGAAAAAGAGGAGCTTAAACTAGCTATCACCTATCAGTAGTTCAGCCTCAAAGTAGCAAATTTGGCGGGGTACAAGACTTGTATGCCCGAGTAGCAGTAGTGATTTAATAATATCTAGCTCTGATAATATGCTAGCTCATGCTGCACTAACAGAATAGACAAGTTAAAATTAGCTCATTCGAACCTTTCGTTTCATCTCCTCGTCAATGTTTGGTGTTTGAGACTTCTGCACCGGGAGATCATGTATCTCATTTAAGAAATACTCTTCCCATGGCGCAAGCAAAAGAATCCCTTTACCAGATTTACCTTCTCTTCCGGTCCTTCCAAGTCGATGGATGTAGTGCTCTCTATCTGAAGGAACACCAACCTAAACCAAAATAGTATATATGTTAAAATAGTAATTGCAGTGAAGAAGCAGCCATACAATCAGCTGCAGAGAGGTCCACTACAGCAGTTGCTTTTGCTTCAGCAAAGTAGCAATTCTGTCCTGAACTTTCACAACtacatttttaaaagaaaaaagactACCTGAATGACTAAGGTGACACCTGGATAATTCACTCCACGTGTTGAAACATCTGAGGTCACCAGAATCAAGCGACTAGAATCTCGAAATTCTTCTGATATCCGAGTTCTATAGAGCTGAGGCTTTCTTGAATGGATTTCTCGGACATTTAGCTTCAAATCTCGAAGCATTATATACATAAATTCAGTCACCATGGCAGTTGTGCAGAAAACAATCACCTGGAATGAGAAAGGCTAAGTAAGTTTATCATATTTTAATTCTTAATCAATTGTCTGGTCAAAAGAGAGGGATGAGAGCACCTTATAGTCCACTTCCTGATCAATATGTTCTCGGAGAAGGCGATAAACCATATGAAAATGCAGCTCATGTGGCATAACGAGATACAACTGCTCCACCTAAGCTCAAGAAAACCACATATCAAGGGATCAGTAAGCAActgaaaaattatttccatGGGAGAAGATAAAAAGAGACTACGCAGCAATATTTTACTTTTGAGCTAAAAATCATTAGAAATATAGTTTATATGTTATACAAAGTGTACAAATGTATCAAATATCCAAATGGTCGACACAATGGCAAGAAAGACGTATGGTCTAGGATATCTGTTTATGTGAATGTCTGTATGTGTATCCATGGAAAGCAAAAGTGCTGAACAATGCAGAGCTAATGGAAGTCCCTTCCATAGATGCAATAATGCAATGGGACCTCTTTTAATTGGCACATTAAAATAAATGCTAACAGATGCTCTAGGTAATGCAAACCAAGAAAATTGATCACATCACATTTCTGTACTTGCAGGAGTCAGAAAAAATGAGCACATTGCAGATGAGAAAAATCGAAGATTAAGTTGATATGCAGTACTAAATATACTAGAGTAGAACTGGAAAGTATAGACCTTAGTAGGAGTTTCAACAGCTCCCAAGCCCACTGTATCAACAAAAACATGATCCCTTTTTAAAACTAGCTGTGAAACCCTTCGAACCTGTCATTGGCAAATTCAGACATGTGGTTGTCAATCAATACAGAAATAGATAGACAAAAATTTACAGAATACTAGTGCTTTTGCCCATGCTGATCACAGTACCTCCTTTGGGATTGTAGCAGAAAATAGTAGTGTCTGTCTTTGACGTGGCAAACTATCAACAATCTTTTCAATGTCTGTACGGAAACCCAAATCTAGCAAATGATCAGCTTCATCCAATACAAGCAACTTCAATCCCATCAAGCGAACAGAGAATGAAGATTTGTTCTCAATGTGATCGAGCAGTCTACCAGGTGTAGCAACTAAAATCTTCAAGGGGGAAAACACAAGATATAGTTCAGACAAACGACAAACATCAGCAGCTATTACCTTGATCTATAGTAGGTCAGTAAACATTACAAACCTGGCATGGATCAGATTCTAAACGTCTTTGATCTAGCTTGAATCTAGTGCCACCAATAAGAGATTGAACACCAATTCCTTGATGGTACTTCAACAGAACATTTGCCTCAGCTGTGAGCTGGATGGCAAGCTCTCTTGTAGGGCAAAGGATAAGCGAAAATATTGGAGACACTCGATGATTTGTATGGCTCTTCATAGCATTCAAGACTGATTCAATTGCAGGGAGCTGTTTATCAATACATTTATGAATAAATTGGTTGAAGGAACCAACAATAAAAACTAAACATCTCAAAGTATCTCCTTGCAAAATAGTATTACCAGAAAAGCTGCACTTTTGCCAGTTCCAGTTTTAGCCTTGACAAGAACATCTTTGCCTGGATGCATACAGTGATGAGTGAGGGGCAACCTCTTGATTGTTGAAGGTTTCAGTGGTAACATGTTCAGATAAATCAAAAGATAAAATGGTGCCACAAGGTGCTAACTGCTAAGTAGTATGTGTGGAACTACTGAAGTGAGTAACATGGTCAGTATAAACTTGTGTTGTTAGTAGCACATATTcgaatgaaaataaaaaaagaaagtaccTTCAAGACACATAGGAAGTGCTGTTTCCTGCACAACGGTAGTCTGTACATATCCAGCATCAGTGAGTGCTTTTACTGTTAGGGGAGAGATACCACATTCCTCAAATCTGATGTCAACGAAACAATAGGGCTTATTAATCACATAGTAAGTATCTCTGTTTCGGAGCATGCTAGGAGGAATACACTCTCTATTTATTATGGTTAATTCTTGCTGTAGATCAGTGccataaaaaatgaaactcCAAGAAGACTATGTGTAGCAACTTCTTAGTTCATATACCATGATCGGTATGTTTCAAATTCTTTTGTTGTTTTGCCTAAAAGTTCATAATAACAATACATATATGATGTTCTAAAGCTAATAAGCTCCAGAACAAATAAATCAAAACTACATGAGCAAATAGGCAGCAATAGAAGGTAAACTAAAGTGTAACCTTTTATTGGTAAACAAAGATTCGCCCCTCGACTCGTAACGCCTCCGCTCAGCACCCAACACTTCCCTGTTCTTTATCTCCTCTCGCAGCTCTCGGAAGCTACCAGCGAGATCGTTGTTTTCTTCCTCATAGGACTTGAgcgctctcctctccttcttcatATCACAGTTCCTCAAAGCAGCACTGCTCCATTTCTTCCTGATGGCACTTCTCGCCTCCAATTCATCGTATCCTGATTCCTCCTCACTGGATGCTCCAAACCTCGCAAACCTCATATCCTTCTTCGCAGTTGATATatcctcatcatcctcatctGAGGAGTCTGGCCTCAATTTCCTGCCAAATCGCCCTGCTGCGAACGAGTAGAACCTCTCTCCATTCAACTGCGAGGGAGCAATCCGAGCACTGGCAAGACCTCTAGCAATCAGCGGCACCATCGATGTACCACTGGACTCCTGATGCGCCTGGAACAGAGGCATCACTGAGTAGGATCTCTTGGGACCGAAGAAACAGAAGGATGCCTCCTTTGTTCGCGAAGGAATGGCGGAAGACGAGCTCCATTGCCACCACCAGGGCGCGGCCGTCTGGAAATCCCTCCTAGGATTGAACGCAGCCAGACGCGGCTCCTTCCCACCCCTCGGTAGCTCCTGCTTTGTAGAGTCCAACTTACGGCGGTCGCCGCCATTCCCGCCAACGGAGACGAtcctcctcggcggccgcggccggtcGGCGCGGTGGATGGGCCCGTCGTCTTCGTTCCAGAGATCCTCGGCGCCGGGCAAGAGGAAGCGGTCGGCGAGGGCGCGGATGTGGGCGCGCGAGGAGGTgggcccgtcgccgtcgtcgggaggggaggcgccggcggcgggcaggcgggaGGCGCGGATCTCGGAGCGGAGGCGGGCGAGGTAGAGCTGCTTCTCGTGGCGGAGGAGCCCCCGCTCCTTGTGCCTCGCGAGCTTCTCGTGCATCCGCTTGTGCTGCCACTTCGACAGCCCGCCCGGGAACGTCCTCGGCCCGCCCCCCATCCCACCggcgtcctcgtcggcggcggcggcgagaagcaGTAGGGTTTATCAATCAATTATCACTCGCTGGGATTTTTCCCCTATCCAGGGAGGGTTTTGACTTTTTTGACTCTGACAGGTCGCCGTTTCCGCCTTCTGAGAATACGTTTCCGCCTTCGCGTGGGGTTTGCAGAAAATGGGTACCAACTGAATCCTCAACTCGCAGATCTCTCGCGGGGAGAGCAGAAGCAGAGATGGAGAGGAAGCGTGTGCTCGTCGTCGGGGGCAGCGGCTACCTGGGCCagcacctcctcgccgcgctcgctgccggcggcgaggtcgacgtcGCCTTCACCCACCACCGCGACAccccgccgcagccgctcctGCACGCGCTCCCCGGGCTTCGCGCCTTCAGAGTAGACCTCCGCTCCGGCGATGGCCTCCGCGCCGTCTCCGAGTCCTTCGGCCAGGTACCTGCTCTACGTTTCCCATTTCAAGTTGTGATGCTACTGCTAGTCAGAATGTGCGTTGCTACTTCACTCTCTTTGCAGCATGGAAAATGTAATATGTTCTTACTGCGAGAATCGAATCGTTTCCTTTCCTATGAAAATCCCTGCAAATGTCTTATGAAATTGTGTAGATTTTAGAATTTTCTAGAGCTAATATTTCAAAAGGATGGAACACTTGACACAACGCCTTTGCTGTATCCAGTTTGGTGGAATCTTGAAGTGCTTTATTACTAAATAAATAATGTATGAGACAGACCGCTTTATTCCTTTTCTAAATGGAGAATTTAGACTATTTACCATCAAATTCACGTTCCTTAATTTTTTTACCACCTAATCCGTATGCCCTCTATAATATGTCATTAGGACTGCTAATTAGCCTATTTGGTAACACTTTATCTATTTTTactgtatttttcttttcttaattttatttGTATATATTTTCAAGATTTGTGGACATTTTTACcctggacccacctgtcagatcAAAGAGAGATACTCTGGGTCTAGATCGATTCGCTCCCTCCAGGcgtagcgccaccgccgccgccacacgcTTCTTCGGCGTCGCGTCACCACCGACCCGCTGCCCTGCGCcaccaccgagcgccgccccacCACCCCCGCCGGCACTGTGCGGCAgcacctccagccgccccagcTATTAGGCAGCACATGGCATGGAAACGTAGTAATCCTTCACAAGAACATGCCATGTTTTCCATGTTCCATAGCTAGCTAAGCTTTTTAGCTTTAGCAGCAGCATGGTGAGTGAGTGACAAGATTCATCGGCATGGTAGCATCTAGCGATGCATGCAAAGCTACTAACACAGTGATGTTTGTGTAGCCACAGCGCCACAGATCGTGCAGTGGGGCCGTCGAGttggggcggcgggggcgcacAGTGGCGCCGCCGGCACTCGGCGGGGTGGTGGCGCTCGGCGGTTGGGGCGGAGTGGCGTCGAgtcagctgcggcggcggcagcgctcgGCGATTGGGGCGGCGAGCTTGCGCACCCTGGCGGTGGCAGCGTTCTGCGGCGGggtggtggggcggcgccgCTCGGGGGCGGCAAGCtgggggcggcgctcggtggtgGGGCGGAGAGCTGAGgcaagtggcggcggcggcgatcggcgGCGGGGTGGTCGCGGTCGATGGCGCCGATGCCGGTCGGGGGCGTTGCCTGGAGGGATCGATCGATACGGAGAAATATCTCTCTTTTGgatctgacaggtgggcccggggGCAAAAACGTCCATAAATCTTGAAAAATATACAAATAGAGTTAAGAAAAGAGAAATACGAAAAAAATAGATAAAGTGGTACCAAATAGACTAATTAACAGTCCTAATGATATATTATAGAGGGCATGCGGATTGGGTGGTAAAAAAGTTGAGGCACGCGAATTTGATGGTAAATAGTCTAAATTCTCTTCTAAATGAGTTTAATTACCATGTTCAGCCGCATGTGATTGTGAACTGTGCTGCAATCTCGGTACCTCGGCAATGCGAAACGGATCCTGCTGCTGCTATGGCTACTAATGTACCTTCATCACTTGTCACTTGGTTGTTAAGCTTTGGGAATGACAACACTCTTCTTATCCATCTCTCAACAGATCAAGGTGCACTGCTCTCTCAACTCTCATCCTTGATAATCTGACGCTATCGAAACTCTTCTGCAGGCATTCATTTTTTTCGTTTAAAAGCCTAGCTAGAGACAACCGAGGATCTTATGAAAACCCAGAGTTTATAGGTTACTTGCTAATTTATGCATTTGTGGTCTATATAGTAACCAGCAAGTGTAGGAAATTCCTTCTTTTGATCTTACCAAGTCACTCTCTTGTGGTACCAGTTTACGAGGGAGTAAAATCCTTCTACAAAGAGGATGATGAGACCTTGCCAGTGAACATGTACGGAAAATCTAAAGTTGCTGCAGAGAAGTTTATTATTGAACAATGCTCAAACTATGCAATCTTGAGAAGCAGTATTATTTATGGGCCACAAACAATTTCTCCTGTGGCAAAATCTCTTCCAATTCAGGTATGGTTAAATGACTAATCTGCAGCAGCTACAATACTTCCTCCTTAAAGCAAGTTAAACTTTTAGTCTTATCATAGTTGTTTAGAAATAAGAACTACACCTCATAGATTGGATTGTCTAACTAAAAAAGTTCTTCCTCTGTATGCAGTGGATGGATAGTGTTCTTTCACAAGGCCAACAAGTTCAATTCTTTAATGATGAGTTC of the Oryza sativa Japonica Group chromosome 2, ASM3414082v1 genome contains:
- the LOC4331215 gene encoding spore coat polysaccharide biosynthesis protein SpsK isoform 1 (isoform 1 is encoded by transcript variant 1), whose protein sequence is MERKRVLVVGGSGYLGQHLLAALAAGGEVDVAFTHHRDTPPQPLLHALPGLRAFRVDLRSGDGLRAVSESFGQPHVIVNCAAISVPRQCETDPAAAMATNVPSSLVTWLLSFGNDNTLLIHLSTDQVYEGVKSFYKEDDETLPVNMYGKSKVAAEKFIIEQCSNYAILRSSIIYGPQTISPVAKSLPIQWMDSVLSQGQQVQFFNDEFRCPVYVKDMVDVVLSLTKSWLADGKAVQVLLNVGGPDRVSRLQMAESVADVRGYSHSIIKSVSASSVDRGVASPPDISMDITKLTQMLGIKPISFQDGVRATLAAEAST
- the LOC4331215 gene encoding spore coat polysaccharide biosynthesis protein SpsK isoform 2 (isoform 2 is encoded by transcript variant 2) is translated as MASAPSPSPSARHSFFSFKSLARDNRGSYENPEFIVYEGVKSFYKEDDETLPVNMYGKSKVAAEKFIIEQCSNYAILRSSIIYGPQTISPVAKSLPIQWMDSVLSQGQQVQFFNDEFRCPVYVKDMVDVVLSLTKSWLADGKAVQVLLNVGGPDRVSRLQMAESVADVRGYSHSIIKSVSASSVDRGVASPPDISMDITKLTQMLGIKPISFQDGVRATLAAEAST